Part of the Sodalinema gerasimenkoae IPPAS B-353 genome is shown below.
CTGTGTGATCAAACAATTTAACCCCCGCGAACAGGGAACCCAAAACCGCGATCGCGCCGCCGAACTGTTCCAGCAGGAAGCCAAACGCCTCGATGAATTGGGGAGTCACCCACAAATCCCTAACCTACTGGCCCATTTCCAATGGAACCAGCACCAATACCTAATTCAAGAGTTTATCAATGGCTCTGATCTAGAGGAAGAACTCAATACCAGTGGCTGTTTCAGTGATGAGGAGATTCGGCAACTTCTCCAAGATTTGCTTCCTGTTCTCCAGTTTGTCCATGATCACAAGGTGATTCACCGGGATGTTAAGCCCGCGAACCTGATTCGCAGCCAAAATGGACAGTTATACCTGGTGGACTTCGGGGCTTCTAAGCTGGCGACGGCGGCTAATTTAGCTCTAACGGGAACTCGGATTGGGTCGGCAGGCTATGCGGCCCCGGAACAGGCCATGGGTAAAGGGACGTTTGCCAGTGATATTTATAGTCTGGGGGTCACTTGTATTCATCTACTCACAGGAATTGCTCCCTTTGACCTGTACGACAGTAATGATGGCAAGTTGCGTTGGCAAGATTACCTCGATCAGGGACGACGGATTGACCCCCATTTGATGAAGGTCTTAGACAAGATGGTGGAAACCGCTACTGGGCGACGTTACCGTTCCCCGGCGGCGATCCTCTCAGACCTCAATAATCCTCGCCCCAGCTATCGGCCTCAGGGAAGTGTCAGGTCTTCGGCTTCGGTGACAACAGACTCTCCCCAGCCGAGTCGTCCGCTATTTCAGGGGGGAGACTCGGATAACACCCCCTCGAAACCGGACTCCACCCCCGAATATGAAGCCCGAGTTCGCACCAGCTATTTGTTATGGTTAATTGCTTTTTTACTGGGTTCTGGCTTTCGCCCCCTCAAAGGGTTACACCGCTTCTACA
Proteins encoded:
- a CDS encoding protein kinase domain-containing protein; its protein translation is MTFCLNPDCPQPQNSTTASICATCGSPLLVGDRYRPLRAIGAGGFGRTFLGVDEYKPSKPPCVIKQFNPREQGTQNRDRAAELFQQEAKRLDELGSHPQIPNLLAHFQWNQHQYLIQEFINGSDLEEELNTSGCFSDEEIRQLLQDLLPVLQFVHDHKVIHRDVKPANLIRSQNGQLYLVDFGASKLATAANLALTGTRIGSAGYAAPEQAMGKGTFASDIYSLGVTCIHLLTGIAPFDLYDSNDGKLRWQDYLDQGRRIDPHLMKVLDKMVETATGRRYRSPAAILSDLNNPRPSYRPQGSVRSSASVTTDSPQPSRPLFQGGDSDNTPSKPDSTPEYEARVRTSYLLWLIAFLLGSGFRPLKGLHRFYNGKIFTGFLWMIPVIGDIGGFVDLFLIPQMAQEREEEIRARLGVSSSGVPMMPYTSVTQVLTPASQDEQVMKLLQVAERKGGQLTVTQAVMATGLSFDKAERLLMELAKTGYVDVDNDVSTGAVVYRFREL